In Marinilactibacillus sp. Marseille-P9653, the sequence CTCAGCACTTGTGGATCATGAATCTTTTTAAGATCATGCACTAAAACAAAGTTACCAAGCGATTTACTCATTTTTTCTTCGTTCATCGTCACGAAACCATTGTGTAACCAATACTTTGCGAAAGGTTCTCCAGTTTTCGCTTCTGATTGCGCAATTTCGTTTTCGTGATGCGGGAATGTCAGATCTTGTCCACCTGCGTGAATATCAATTGTATCCCCAAGGTATTTCGTAGCCATGACTGAACATTCAATATGCCAACCCGGACGACCTTCTCCCCATGGAGATGTCCAACTAATTTCTTCCCTTTTAGCTGACTTCCATAGCGCAAAATCAAGGGGATCATCTTTTTTCATGTTTTCTGATTCTTCTAATCTGTTGCTGGCACCTAATTCTAAGTCATCTACTGATATACCGCTCAGTTTTCCGTATCCTTCAAACTTTCTTGTCCGATAATAGACATCTCCTTCTTTTTGATAGGCAAAACCTTTTTCAATCAGCACTTCAATAAATTGAATGATTTCCTGGATATTATCCATTACTCTTGGTGCGTGTGTAGCTCTTTTCACATGTAATGCTTCTGTATCTTCATAGTACGCTTCAATAAAACGATCTGCTACTTCTGGAGCGGTCAGCTTAAGCTCTTCAGCAGCTTTTATGATTTTATCGTCAACATCTGTAAAGTTCGATACGTAATTAACCTCATATCCTCGGTATTCAAAGTATCTTCTAATCGTGTCGAAAGCAACCGTGCTTCTTGCATTTCCAATATGGATGTAGTTGTAGACAGTGGGTCCACAAACATACATGCTCACTTTATTTTCCTGAAGTGGCTCAAACCGTTCTTTCTGATTTGATAATGTATTATATAATTCAATCATCTATCTGGCTCCTCCCAACCTACTTGTTCTTTTTTCATTTCCAGTCTACCAAAAAACCACGCACTCAGCTTCTATAAAAGACGCCAAATACGTGGTTCCACTTTTTTTCAGAAAGACTCTTTGAAAAAGACCTTTCCCTTTCTATCTTTTAACGGAGATAAATCGAAATCATCTACTTAAATGAGCAGATTCGATGATTTAATTCAAAGAGGCACTTCATTTAAAAGTCCGCCACCTGTTCACATCTACTCAGGCTTTCTGAAGACTACTTTCAAACTACTTTTCTTATCTTGATTTTTGGCTGTATTTATTCTGATAGTAAGCTTTTTGCTTTTTCAACGTGTTCAATAGAACGGTCTCTTCCAAGCAGTTCAATCGCATCGTTCAATTGAGGCCCATGTTGTTGTCCTGTTGCTGCAACACGAATGGGCATAAATAAGTTCTTACCTTTTATACCGGTTTCTTTCTGAACAGCTTTGATTGCTTTTTTGATCTCATCTGCTTCGAACGGTTCAACCTCTTTTAATTGGTTAACGAAAGATTCAAGAACTTGAGAAACTCCCTCACCTTGCAAGACTTCTTTCGACGCTTCATCCCACTCAATATCTTCTTCAAAGAATAGCGTAGCAAGTTGAGTGATCTCAGCTGCATAACTCATTTGTTCGTGATATAAGCCAATGAGTTTCTTAACCCACTCGCTTTTTTCTGGTGTTGGGTTCTCTTCAAGATAACCTGCTTTAACTAGATGAGGAACAGCTTTAAGTGTCACTTCATCCAAGTCTTCTTGTTTGAAATACTGATTACTGATCCATTCCAATTTTTTGGAGTCAAAGGCAGCTGGAGAAGTTCCCAGGCGTTTGTGATCAAACATATCAATAAATTCTTGGCGTGAGAACAGTTCGTCTTCGCCCACAGGAGACCAGCCAAGCAATGTAATAAAGTTGAACAACGCTTCTGGTAAATATCCTAGATCGCGATACTGCTCAATAAACTGCAAGATCGTTTCATCACGTTTACTTAGTTTCTTACCTGTTTCACTGTTAATGATCAAAGTCATGTGGCCAAAAATAGGTGGCTCCCAACCAAACGCTTCGTAAACCATCATTTGTTTTGGCGTATTCGCAATGTGGTCATCTCCTCTTAACACATGAGAGATTTCCATATAGTGATCATCCACTGCAACCGCAAAGTTGTAAGTCGGCATACCGTCACGCTTACGAATGACCCAGTCTCCTCCAATTGAATCTGATTCGAATGTGATGTCGCCTTTTACCATATCATCGAATGTGTATGTGCTTCCTTTAGGAACACGTAGACGGACGACAGGTACGATCCCTTCATCCTCTTTGGCTTTTTGCTCACTTGGAGTAAGGTTGGCACATTTCCCACTATAATGAGGCATTTCTCCACGTGCACGTTGAGCTTCACGCTCTGCTTCCAGCTCCTCAGATGTACAATAACATTTGTAAGCATGGTTGCTCGCAAGTAACTGTTCAATCAGTGGATCATAAATATCTTTACGCTCAGATTGACGGTACGGTGCATAGGGGCCACCCACATCTGCACTTTCGTCCCAGTCGATTCCTAGCCACTTCAGGTTATCTAATTGGCTTTGTTCTCCATTTGTTACGTTTCTTTTGGTATCTGTATCTTCAATTCTGATGATCATTTCTCCGCCATGATGACGGGCAAATAAGTAATTAAATAATGCTGTACGCGCATTTCCTATATGCAAATGCCCTGTTGGACTTGGTGCATATCTTACACGAACTTTTTTATCCATATAGACTCTCCTTTTTAAAAGCTCTACTCGCTGTTCCTTCTTTAAAACTTAACATGATTAGATAAAAATTGCTACATTCAGAAGCTAAATCCCAGTATCTTTTCATCATTCAGGCTTCATCTACATTATTTTACTACAAATGCTTGAGTAATGCCTCCGCTATCAAAAAATCAGTCGCAGTTGTAATTTTCAAATTATGATCTTTACCTTCTAGCGCCTTTACCGGGTGATTAATTCTCTCAACCAGTTCGCCTTCTTCATTTCCAAGGTATTCGTCCTGTGCTGCTTGCTTGTAGGCACGAATCAACAATTCACTTTTATAAGCTTGCGGTGTTTGAACTTGCCAGATAACTGGGCGATGAAGCGTTTGATGAATTTCTCCATGTCGAATAACTTTGATTGTATCTTTAGCAGGGACGGCCAGCAGAACGGCTTCATCCACTTTTACAGCCTCAAACAACTGATCAATCATCTCTATATCGATAAATGGTCTGGCTGCATCATGGACAAAAACATATCCTTCTTCGGGAAACTGTAGTGCTGTTAATCCTTTTTCCACACTATACTGTCGCTGAGAACCACCTTGTACAAACGAAAGCTTTTCAGGCAACTGTCCATATAACTGTTCGATTTGTTTCTCTATTGCTGCTTGTTCTTCAGCTTGTATTACAAATAAGACGTGTTCACATCGATGATCTTTCAGAAAAAGGCTCAGCGAATAATCATAGATTGGACGCTGATTCAGTTCCACTACAATTTTATTTTCTGGACTTCCAAATCGTACTCCTGAGCCTGCACCTAGTAAGATGACTTCATAGGTTTCTCTCACTTTGTTTCTTTCCCATCATCGATTCCTTTTTGACTGTGTTCCATTTTCGCAAAAATCATTCGTCCGGCATTTGTCTGTAAGGCACTTGTAACCACAACAGTGACAGATTTATTCATATAATGTTGTCCTTCCTCTACTACGACCATCGTTCCATCGTCCAGATAAGCAACACCTTGACTTCTTTCGGTACCATTTTTGACGACCATAACGCGCATCGTTTCACCAGGTATGACAACCGGTTTTACGGCATTGGCAAGTTCATTAATATTTAATACAGGGACTTTTTGAAATTCTGCAACTTTATTTAAATTATAATCGTTGGTTACAACGACCCCATCCATCTTCTTAGCTAAGTGGACAAGCTTCATATCTACTTCATCTGATTCTGGTAAGGGACTATCATCCATTTGCACTTCAATCTTTTCTTCTTTTTGCAAAGCATTTAAAATATCGAGTCCTCTTCTTCCTCGGACTCTTTTCAGACTATCTGAAGAATCTGCAATGTACTGTAACTCTTGCAAAACGTGTTGTGAAATGACAAAGGTCCCTTCTAAAAACCCTGCTTTTGTAACATCAAGAATTCGACCATCTATAATGGTGCTTGTATCAAGGATTTTATATTTTCTAAAAGGATCGCCTTCTTTACGCTCCATTACACCATTGTCTTCTTGTTTCTGAACCCTAGTAAAGAGACGACGAATTTCTTCCCGTCTGGATGTAGCAAACTGGAAACCTATATAAGCAAAAAATACTGCCAGAATCAAAGGCAGAACATTACTAACAAAAATCATATTCAGCGCAGCGAGGGGAATACTAATTAATATAGCAAGAATAAGTCCAATAACTGCACCGACGCTTCCGAATATTACATAAGCAACACTTAATGTGCTGAAAAAACCTTCGATCTTTTTGATTGCACGTTCAATCGGTTTGATTACTTGGAAAGATAACAGATAAAAAATAGCTGCACCAAGAATCAACCCTACAATAGGATTTGCGATCCAAGCAGGTACCGACGGAATAAAATCCATAAGCTCTGGAAAGAAATTATAGCCTAGACTTCCTCCGACTAAAACGAGTGTCAATATAATCAAATTTGTAATCATCAAATCCTCCTTTCATCGTTAATTGAATGCTTTTTTTATGACTTCTGAAATGGTCGAGCATCCAATGAGTTCAATCCCTTTTGGGAAAGTCCATCCGTCTAAATTGTTTTTAGGAACAAAAATTCGTTTAAAGCCGAGTTTTGCGGCTTCATTAACACGTTGTTCAATCTTAGAGACTCTTCTGACCTCTCCAGTCAAGCCAATTTCACCGATAAAACAGTCCGTTGCTCGTGTTTCTTTTTCTTTATAACTAGAAGCGATACTAACTGCGATTGAAAGGTCAATCGCTGGTTCATCTAATTTCACACCACCAGCAGCTTTCAAATACGCATCTTGATTTTGCAAAAGCAAACCTGCTCTTTTTTCTAGAACAGCCATAATCAATGATACTCTGGAGTAATCCAGTCCACTAGCTGTTCGCTTGGCATTACCAAATACTGTAGGCGAGATCAGTGATTGAATCTCCACCAGTATAGGTCTGGTTCCTTCCATTGCAGCTACGACTGATGAACCCGTCGCCCCTGCCAATCGTTCTTCCAAGAACAGTTGAGAAGGATTCAGCACTTCTTCAAGACCGCCATTTCTCATCTCGAATATACCAATCTCATTGGTAGATCCAAACCGGTTTTTCACAGCTCTCAAGATACGAAAAGTATGGTGACGTTCCCCTTCAAAATACAAAACAGTATCCACCATGTGCTCAAGCATTCTTGGCCCAGCGATGTTTCCTTCTTTTGTTACATGCCCTACGATAAAAATCGCAATATTATTCATTTTAGCAAGCTGTAATAATGTTGCTGTTGACTCTCTAACTTGAGAGACGCTTCCCGAAGCGCTATCGATTTTAGGATGATGCATCGTTTGAATCGAGTCGATTACTACATAGTCAGGTTGAATGTTCTCAATTGTTTCTTGGATCAAACTTAAATCCGTTTCTGCATAAAGATAAAAGTCCGTCCCGCGAAGTTCCAGTCGCTCTGCACGCATTTTAATCTGACTAGCACTTTCTTCTCCAGAAACATAAAGGACTGTTCCTCCACCGTTATTCAATTGTGCAGCAACTTGCAGCAGTAATGTAGACTTCCCAATCCCAGGATCTCCACCGATTAAAACCAGTGATCCCGGCACTACACCGCCACCAAGTACTCTGTTAAATTCAACTAATTTCGTTTTTACCCGTTCTTCTTTTTCAATTGTAATGTCTGTAATCGCTTCTGCTTTAGATGCTTTACCACTTAAAGACACTCGACTTCTACTATCCGTTTTATCTGGAATCGTTTCTTCTACCATCTGATTCCATGTTCCACAACTCGGGCATTTCCCTAAATATTTCGGTGATTCATACCCACATTGTTGACATACAAACACTGTCGCTTTCTTTTTCGCCAATCAGTTTACCCCTTTACTTATAAATGATTCTGGATAAAAATTCAGTCTATTTTCTTTTAATAACTGATTTTACTATTATACCATATAGCTGTCCTAAACGAGCTATCTTCACATTATATGCATAGAACGTTCTGGTTTCTTTCTCATGATGAGCACTATCTCTTTATTACTCTCCTGAAGAACCAAATCCACCGATTCTAGTTTGGAATTCACTTACCTCATTGTCTATAACCTCATATGGTGTAAATATCCCTTGTGCTATACGGTCACCTTTTTTGACTTTAACGTCTTCGAAACCATAATTAATCAATTGTACAAAGATTTCTCCTTCGTTACTTGAATTTCCATAATAGTCAGCATCAATAATGCCAATTCCATTTGGAAGTGCTAATTGTTTTTTCATCGGGTTACTTGACCGATTCGCCAGTAATAAATACTCTTGCTCAGGCATATACGCTTTGACACCGGTAGGAACTAAAGTTGACGACAAAAAACCTTTATTCTCATCTTTAATAGAGTTCCCTTCCATTAAGTTTGCAAGGCCTTGATTCTCTAATAAAGCTTTCCATATAGAAGGTACAACAATATTTACTGCTGCTTTTAAATCGTATCCTGCTGATCCTTTTGTAGCTCGATTAGGTAGTTCGATCGATTCTCCTTTATATTTTGTGACCACTTCAAAACCACGTACACGTTCGCTCATATTCGTTCTTCTCCTCTAAATTCATCTGTTCCTATTCTACATGAAAAGGTAGGGTCTTAAAACCTATATTTTCTTTCAGACACCCCTTGTTATTATACTATCTAATGACTATTTAATTGACGATATAAGTCATAGTGGATAAACAAGAAACGAATGAATTTTTATACACTTATACACGGTTCGATCGTTCAACTCCTCACAAACAGATGTGCAATGATTCCATATAACTCTGTAAATTTCGCCATCTTGAATTTAATAAAAAAACCTTCTCCTATGAGTGATCTAGGAGAAGGCCTATATTTTAATCTATACGATTAACGAATGACATTTTGTGTTTCAGTATCGAAGAAGTGTGATTTACCCATATCGAAAGCTAAATCTACATTTTCACCTGGTTTATGGTAATCACGAGCATCTACTCGAGCGATAAATTCTACTCCACCTACTTCAGAGTACAACATTGTTTCAGCTCCAAGTAATTCAGAAACGGCAACTTTAGAAGTAATGATTGTGTTTGGAGAAGCATCTAGCGCTACTTGTTCGCTATGGATATCTTCCGGACGGATACCGAAGACAAGTTTAGCCCCATCAGTATAACCTTTTTCACGAAGCATTTTCAGTTTGCCTCCTGGAACTTCAACTTCCATCCCATTACCATTTGAAATTTTGTTTCCATTAAGTGTTACATCAAAGAAGTTCATAGCAGGAGATCCGATGAATCCACCAACGAAAACATTTACAGGGAAATCATAAACTTCTTTAGGTGTTCCGATTTGTTGGATAAAACCGTCTTTAAGGATAACGATTCTATCCGCCATTGTCATCGCTTCAGTTTGATCATGTGTTACATAGATTGAAGTTGTGTTCAAGCGTTGATGTAATTTCGCAATCTCAGCACGCATCGCTACACGTAGTTTAGCATCTAAGTTTGATAGTGGCTCATCCATAAGGAATACTTTTGCATCACGTACAATAGCACGTCCCAAAGCAACACGTTGACGTTGTCCACCTGATAATGCAGCTGGTTTACGATCCAATAATGGTGTGAGTCCTAAGATTTCAGCAGCATTATCTACACGTTTCTTGATTTCGTCTTTTTTGTATTTACGTAGTTTAAGACCAAAAGCCATATTGTCAAATACTGTCATATGTGGATATAATGCGTAGTTTTGGAATACCATTGCGATATCACGGTCTTTAGGTGCTACATCATTCATTAATGTATCGCCAATCCATAATTCGCCTTCTGAAATTTCTTCAAGTCCAGCAATCATACGTAGTGTTGTTGATTTACCACAACCAGATGGTCCAACAAATACGATAAACTCGCGATCTTTAATTCTCATATCAAAGTCTGATACTGCATAATCTTCTGAATTATCATAACTTTTATAAATATTTTTCAATGCGATTTCTACCATTTTATTCACCATTCCTCTTTGAGTTTTATATTTTCTGTTATTCTTCTTTACATAGTTCATTCTAATGTAAACGGTTTTATACTTCTACGTTAAAGTGCACAAATAAGAAAGAAGCTTTTGTGCACGTTGACCAAACTCTAAAAGAATGATAAAAAATTTACGAAGACTGATTCTCAATTTTTTTGATTATACGAGCCGGATTTCCAGCTATTACAACGTTATCTCCAAAGGACTTGGTCACAACTGATCCTGCTCCAACAACAACATTATTACCTAATGTGACGCCTCCTATAATCGTTGCATCTGAACCGATCCAGCAATTATCTCCAATCGTAATGGGTCGCCCGAATTCAACACCTGAATTCCGTTCTACTGGATCTAACGGGTGTTCAGGTGTAACGAGACTAACTCTTGGTCCAAACATAGCATTGTCACCTACAGCAATAGGACAAGTATCCAGTAAAACCAAGTCAAAGTTTGCATAGAATCTTTCTCCTACACTTACGTTAAATCCATAATCTATTCTTAATCCCGGTTCTACGTGTACCCTTTCACCTGTCCGTCCGAAAATTTCCTTAATCATTTCGGTTCTTTCCTGTTCCACTGGTAACTGATTATACTCTTTAGACAACGTGTGTGCTCGTACTCTTGCTTTCACCAATTCTTCATCGCCTGGGTTGTATAATTCTCCAGCGATCATTTTCGCTTTTTCAGTTTTCATATAAACTTCCTCTACTTTTTATTTTTTTGCCCCTAATTGGTATGCTCTAAAAGCCGTTTCCCCTGCTTCAATTAGTAATGCTTCTACATCAGAAATAGCTTCTTGTAGTGTCATCGGCCGATTAACCGTATCAATTACCAAATCAATCCCGCTATGATAGATTTTCG encodes:
- the cysS gene encoding cysteine--tRNA ligase: MIELYNTLSNQKERFEPLQENKVSMYVCGPTVYNYIHIGNARSTVAFDTIRRYFEYRGYEVNYVSNFTDVDDKIIKAAEELKLTAPEVADRFIEAYYEDTEALHVKRATHAPRVMDNIQEIIQFIEVLIEKGFAYQKEGDVYYRTRKFEGYGKLSGISVDDLELGASNRLEESENMKKDDPLDFALWKSAKREEISWTSPWGEGRPGWHIECSVMATKYLGDTIDIHAGGQDLTFPHHENEIAQSEAKTGEPFAKYWLHNGFVTMNEEKMSKSLGNFVLVHDLKKIHDPQVLRFFLSTVHYRHPINYTDETIHEAKSNLTRIQTAYANASHRIEQAEDALEDDASQIQKWKDLIQQFEKHMDDDFQAQNGITDVYEMIRNLNVYLEQKQVSKKVLAFAMKHLEEILAIFGIQLDLVIDTELLDKEVEELIEERNQSRKDKNFARADEIRDLLQEKGILLEDTPQGIRWKRKES
- the gltX gene encoding glutamate--tRNA ligase, whose product is MDKKVRVRYAPSPTGHLHIGNARTALFNYLFARHHGGEMIIRIEDTDTKRNVTNGEQSQLDNLKWLGIDWDESADVGGPYAPYRQSERKDIYDPLIEQLLASNHAYKCYCTSEELEAEREAQRARGEMPHYSGKCANLTPSEQKAKEDEGIVPVVRLRVPKGSTYTFDDMVKGDITFESDSIGGDWVIRKRDGMPTYNFAVAVDDHYMEISHVLRGDDHIANTPKQMMVYEAFGWEPPIFGHMTLIINSETGKKLSKRDETILQFIEQYRDLGYLPEALFNFITLLGWSPVGEDELFSRQEFIDMFDHKRLGTSPAAFDSKKLEWISNQYFKQEDLDEVTLKAVPHLVKAGYLEENPTPEKSEWVKKLIGLYHEQMSYAAEITQLATLFFEEDIEWDEASKEVLQGEGVSQVLESFVNQLKEVEPFEADEIKKAIKAVQKETGIKGKNLFMPIRVAATGQQHGPQLNDAIELLGRDRSIEHVEKAKSLLSE
- the ispD gene encoding 2-C-methyl-D-erythritol 4-phosphate cytidylyltransferase is translated as MRETYEVILLGAGSGVRFGSPENKIVVELNQRPIYDYSLSLFLKDHRCEHVLFVIQAEEQAAIEKQIEQLYGQLPEKLSFVQGGSQRQYSVEKGLTALQFPEEGYVFVHDAARPFIDIEMIDQLFEAVKVDEAVLLAVPAKDTIKVIRHGEIHQTLHRPVIWQVQTPQAYKSELLIRAYKQAAQDEYLGNEEGELVERINHPVKALEGKDHNLKITTATDFLIAEALLKHL
- a CDS encoding PIN/TRAM domain-containing protein — its product is MITNLIILTLVLVGGSLGYNFFPELMDFIPSVPAWIANPIVGLILGAAIFYLLSFQVIKPIERAIKKIEGFFSTLSVAYVIFGSVGAVIGLILAILISIPLAALNMIFVSNVLPLILAVFFAYIGFQFATSRREEIRRLFTRVQKQEDNGVMERKEGDPFRKYKILDTSTIIDGRILDVTKAGFLEGTFVISQHVLQELQYIADSSDSLKRVRGRRGLDILNALQKEEKIEVQMDDSPLPESDEVDMKLVHLAKKMDGVVVTNDYNLNKVAEFQKVPVLNINELANAVKPVVIPGETMRVMVVKNGTERSQGVAYLDDGTMVVVEEGQHYMNKSVTVVVTSALQTNAGRMIFAKMEHSQKGIDDGKETK
- the radA gene encoding DNA repair protein RadA yields the protein MAKKKATVFVCQQCGYESPKYLGKCPSCGTWNQMVEETIPDKTDSRSRVSLSGKASKAEAITDITIEKEERVKTKLVEFNRVLGGGVVPGSLVLIGGDPGIGKSTLLLQVAAQLNNGGGTVLYVSGEESASQIKMRAERLELRGTDFYLYAETDLSLIQETIENIQPDYVVIDSIQTMHHPKIDSASGSVSQVRESTATLLQLAKMNNIAIFIVGHVTKEGNIAGPRMLEHMVDTVLYFEGERHHTFRILRAVKNRFGSTNEIGIFEMRNGGLEEVLNPSQLFLEERLAGATGSSVVAAMEGTRPILVEIQSLISPTVFGNAKRTASGLDYSRVSLIMAVLEKRAGLLLQNQDAYLKAAGGVKLDEPAIDLSIAVSIASSYKEKETRATDCFIGEIGLTGEVRRVSKIEQRVNEAAKLGFKRIFVPKNNLDGWTFPKGIELIGCSTISEVIKKAFN
- a CDS encoding dUTP diphosphatase; amino-acid sequence: MSERVRGFEVVTKYKGESIELPNRATKGSAGYDLKAAVNIVVPSIWKALLENQGLANLMEGNSIKDENKGFLSSTLVPTGVKAYMPEQEYLLLANRSSNPMKKQLALPNGIGIIDADYYGNSSNEGEIFVQLINYGFEDVKVKKGDRIAQGIFTPYEVIDNEVSEFQTRIGGFGSSGE
- a CDS encoding ABC transporter ATP-binding protein, producing the protein MVEIALKNIYKSYDNSEDYAVSDFDMRIKDREFIVFVGPSGCGKSTTLRMIAGLEEISEGELWIGDTLMNDVAPKDRDIAMVFQNYALYPHMTVFDNMAFGLKLRKYKKDEIKKRVDNAAEILGLTPLLDRKPAALSGGQRQRVALGRAIVRDAKVFLMDEPLSNLDAKLRVAMRAEIAKLHQRLNTTSIYVTHDQTEAMTMADRIVILKDGFIQQIGTPKEVYDFPVNVFVGGFIGSPAMNFFDVTLNGNKISNGNGMEVEVPGGKLKMLREKGYTDGAKLVFGIRPEDIHSEQVALDASPNTIITSKVAVSELLGAETMLYSEVGGVEFIARVDARDYHKPGENVDLAFDMGKSHFFDTETQNVIR
- a CDS encoding sugar O-acetyltransferase, which encodes MKTEKAKMIAGELYNPGDEELVKARVRAHTLSKEYNQLPVEQERTEMIKEIFGRTGERVHVEPGLRIDYGFNVSVGERFYANFDLVLLDTCPIAVGDNAMFGPRVSLVTPEHPLDPVERNSGVEFGRPITIGDNCWIGSDATIIGGVTLGNNVVVGAGSVVTKSFGDNVVIAGNPARIIKKIENQSS